In a single window of the Rhizobium tropici CIAT 899 genome:
- a CDS encoding LysR substrate-binding domain-containing protein, whose product MRPDLNDLFYFAEVVAHGGFAAAGRALREPKSKLSRRVAGLEERLGVRLIERSSRRFRVTDIGQSFYERCKAMLAEAERAEALVAEAQSEPHGLIRMSCPTGLVEPISALVMQFLARHPKVRLQLVAIDRPVNLIEERIDVALRVRTSLDGDASLTMRSLGNSVRILVANPQVASRIRSLDDLPTQPTLSTTDDQSEVNWFLETEEGQTHMFRHEPRMGCADFTAVRAAALAGLGIALLPDHTCRQALDQGELVRVLPSWRGVKGLVHIVFTTRRGLPPAVRSFIDSLAAGFPKDALVR is encoded by the coding sequence ATGCGACCTGACCTCAACGATCTATTCTACTTTGCCGAGGTCGTCGCCCACGGCGGGTTCGCTGCCGCGGGACGAGCTCTGCGCGAGCCGAAGTCGAAGCTAAGCCGGCGGGTTGCGGGGCTGGAAGAGCGGCTCGGAGTACGGCTGATTGAAAGATCGAGCCGCCGCTTTCGGGTGACCGATATCGGCCAATCCTTCTATGAGCGCTGCAAGGCGATGCTGGCGGAAGCCGAGCGCGCCGAAGCCCTGGTGGCTGAAGCTCAATCGGAACCACATGGCCTGATCCGCATGAGCTGTCCGACAGGACTGGTCGAACCGATCTCCGCTCTTGTGATGCAATTTCTGGCACGGCATCCGAAGGTGCGCCTGCAACTCGTCGCGATCGATCGCCCGGTCAACCTCATCGAGGAACGGATCGATGTCGCGCTCCGGGTCCGAACATCGCTCGATGGCGATGCGTCGCTGACCATGAGGTCGCTCGGAAATTCGGTCCGAATTCTCGTCGCAAACCCACAGGTCGCCAGTCGCATCCGCAGCCTCGATGACCTGCCGACCCAACCGACGCTGTCGACGACGGATGACCAGAGTGAGGTCAATTGGTTTCTCGAGACGGAGGAGGGCCAGACGCATATGTTCCGCCATGAGCCGAGAATGGGCTGCGCCGACTTTACCGCCGTGAGGGCAGCCGCGCTTGCAGGGCTGGGCATCGCATTGTTGCCCGATCACACTTGCCGGCAGGCGCTCGATCAGGGCGAACTCGTGCGCGTATTGCCGAGCTGGCGCGGAGTGAAGGGATTGGTCCATATTGTGTTCACGACGCGCCGCGGTCTTCCGCCGGCCGTCCGCAGTTTCATCGATAGCCTCGCTGCCGGTTTTCCCAAGGATGCACTGGTACGCTAA
- a CDS encoding putative urea ABC transporter substrate-binding protein, with protein sequence MQTFSKILSVTALSVSLALGLGSVASAAPKTSFKVAWSIYVGWMPWGYASDHGIVKKWADKYGINIEVTQFNDYVESMNQYTAGAFDAVTLTNMDGLSIPAAGGVDTTAVIVGDFSNGNDAVILKDKTSLADIKGQNVNLVEYSVSHYLLARALDSIKLSERDVKVVNTSDADMVAAYKTPDVSAVVTWNPLVSTILEDPSAKKVFDSSQVPGEIIDLMVANSNVLKDNPNFGKALAGIWYETAALTKADTPEGKAAREAMGKASGTDLKGFEAQLAATRLFDKPADALSFTASPNLPKTMDLVRNFLFQKGLLGNGAPSADVIGIEMPDGKVLGDGNNVKLRFTEAYMKSATDGSL encoded by the coding sequence ATGCAGACTTTTTCGAAAATCCTTTCCGTCACAGCCCTGTCCGTTTCGCTGGCCCTCGGGCTCGGTTCCGTCGCCAGTGCTGCGCCGAAGACCAGCTTCAAGGTCGCCTGGTCGATCTATGTCGGCTGGATGCCCTGGGGCTATGCGAGCGACCACGGCATCGTCAAGAAATGGGCCGACAAATACGGCATCAATATCGAGGTCACCCAGTTCAACGACTATGTCGAGTCGATGAACCAGTATACGGCCGGTGCCTTCGATGCAGTGACGCTGACCAACATGGACGGCCTGTCGATTCCAGCTGCCGGCGGTGTCGACACGACGGCCGTCATCGTCGGCGACTTCTCGAACGGCAATGACGCCGTCATCCTCAAGGACAAGACGAGCCTTGCCGACATCAAGGGCCAGAACGTCAACCTCGTCGAATATTCCGTTTCGCACTATCTGCTTGCCCGCGCCCTCGACAGCATCAAGCTCAGCGAACGCGACGTGAAGGTGGTCAACACCTCGGATGCCGATATGGTCGCAGCGTACAAGACGCCTGACGTCTCGGCCGTTGTCACCTGGAACCCGCTGGTTTCGACCATTCTCGAGGACCCCAGCGCCAAGAAAGTCTTCGACAGTTCGCAGGTCCCGGGCGAGATCATCGACCTGATGGTCGCCAACAGCAATGTGCTCAAGGACAACCCGAATTTCGGCAAGGCACTCGCCGGTATCTGGTATGAAACGGCCGCGCTGACGAAGGCCGACACGCCGGAGGGCAAGGCTGCCCGCGAGGCCATGGGCAAGGCATCGGGTACCGACCTCAAGGGCTTCGAGGCGCAGCTCGCCGCAACCCGGCTTTTCGACAAGCCCGCCGACGCGCTTTCCTTCACCGCCTCGCCGAACCTGCCGAAGACCATGGATCTGGTGCGCAACTTCCTCTTCCAGAAGGGGCTTCTCGGCAATGGCGCGCCTTCCGCCGATGTCATCGGCATCGAAATGCCCGACGGCAAGGTCCTCGGCGACGGCAACAACGTCAAGCTTCGCTTCACCGAAGCCTACATGAAGTCGGCCACCGACGGGTCGCTCTAA
- a CDS encoding ABC transporter permease, which yields MRWINTKPSPGAQLALTLLPFALLIIAYAIGSASRLAENANDKLLPNFAGFTDAINRMAFIADPRTGDYLLWSDTGASLVRLLSGLGISTAIALCLGMLIGMLPYLRALLSPFVAVISMVPPLALLPILFIVMGLGETSKIALIVIGVAPTMVRDLALKALELPREQIVKAETLGGSSWQIALRVVLPQILPRLITCLRLQLGPAWLFLIAAEAISSDSGLGYRIFLVRRYLSMDVIFPYVVWITLLAVVMNYLLDRIRIAVFPWSELEKQA from the coding sequence ATGCGCTGGATCAATACCAAGCCAAGTCCCGGTGCGCAGCTTGCCTTGACGCTTTTGCCGTTTGCGCTGCTCATCATTGCCTATGCGATCGGCTCTGCCTCAAGGCTTGCCGAAAACGCCAATGACAAGCTGCTTCCGAATTTCGCCGGCTTTACCGACGCCATCAACCGCATGGCCTTCATCGCCGATCCGCGCACGGGAGATTACCTTCTGTGGTCCGATACCGGGGCAAGCCTCGTCCGGCTGCTCTCCGGCCTTGGCATCTCCACGGCGATCGCGCTTTGCCTGGGCATGCTGATCGGCATGCTGCCCTATTTAAGAGCGCTTCTTTCGCCCTTCGTCGCCGTCATTTCCATGGTCCCGCCGCTGGCATTGCTGCCCATCCTCTTCATCGTCATGGGCCTTGGGGAAACCTCCAAAATCGCCCTGATCGTCATCGGTGTCGCACCGACGATGGTCCGGGATCTGGCCCTGAAGGCGCTGGAACTGCCGCGCGAACAGATCGTCAAGGCCGAGACGCTTGGCGGCTCATCCTGGCAGATCGCCCTTCGTGTCGTGCTGCCGCAGATCCTGCCTCGGCTGATAACCTGCCTCAGGCTGCAGCTCGGCCCGGCCTGGCTTTTCCTGATCGCCGCCGAAGCGATCTCATCCGATTCCGGCCTCGGCTACCGCATCTTCCTCGTTCGCCGCTACCTTTCGATGGACGTGATCTTTCCCTATGTCGTCTGGATCACCCTGCTTGCTGTCGTTATGAACTACCTGCTCGATCGCATCCGCATTGCCGTCTTCCCCTGGTCCGAACTGGAGAAGCAGGCATGA
- a CDS encoding ABC transporter ATP-binding protein, which translates to MSELKIEKVWKEYGDQIVLEDVSLTVDSRAFVALVGPSGCGKSTFLRMLLGQEQPTRGTILLDGAALPAEPGADRGVVFQRYSVFPHLTALGNVLLGKELAASRYKARLFGSARRNAIEEARGLLAEVGLAGAENKYPAQLSGGMQQRLALAQALIMRPKVLLLDEPFGALDPGIRAEIHTLMKRLWHETQMTVVMVTHDMREAFTLATRVVAFERRRDRPEEKERYGATITKDISIWPPRIAGAASIFGPDRDGPVSSLGHRRDDLAPSGDI; encoded by the coding sequence ATGAGCGAACTCAAAATCGAGAAGGTCTGGAAGGAATATGGCGACCAGATCGTGCTTGAGGATGTCTCGCTGACGGTCGACTCGCGTGCCTTCGTCGCGCTCGTCGGGCCCTCCGGCTGCGGCAAGTCCACCTTTCTGCGTATGCTTTTGGGGCAAGAGCAGCCGACACGCGGGACGATCCTGCTTGATGGCGCGGCCCTGCCTGCGGAACCCGGCGCCGATCGCGGCGTGGTCTTCCAGCGCTATTCGGTCTTTCCGCATCTGACAGCACTCGGCAACGTGCTGCTCGGCAAGGAGCTCGCCGCTTCGCGCTACAAGGCGAGGTTGTTCGGCTCGGCACGCCGGAACGCCATTGAGGAGGCGCGCGGGCTTCTTGCGGAAGTCGGTCTTGCCGGCGCCGAGAACAAATATCCGGCCCAGCTTTCCGGCGGCATGCAGCAGCGCCTGGCGCTTGCCCAGGCGCTCATCATGCGGCCGAAAGTGCTGCTGCTCGACGAACCCTTCGGTGCGCTCGATCCGGGCATCCGTGCCGAAATCCATACGCTGATGAAGCGCCTCTGGCACGAGACGCAGATGACCGTGGTCATGGTGACCCATGACATGCGCGAGGCCTTCACGCTTGCGACCCGCGTCGTCGCCTTCGAGCGCCGCCGCGACCGGCCGGAGGAGAAGGAGCGCTACGGCGCCACCATTACCAAGGACATTTCCATTTGGCCGCCGCGCATTGCCGGCGCAGCCTCGATCTTTGGCCCCGACCGGGACGGCCCGGTCTCTTCCCTGGGGCACCGCCGGGACGACCTGGCACCATCGGGAGATATTTAG
- a CDS encoding urea amidolyase associated protein UAAP1, with protein MQHLRRSPEEIAANRARYEDHQRKGLEFAPKALPAPSPLPAPPIDPALVLHRETLPGGWYWSTRVKTGETLRIAQEQGFSAISLIAWNAAETSERLNLVDTVKVQWTTALSKGRVIFSDMGRVMFSVTEDSSGAHDCLMGGSTAASNEAKYGQGLRNSRDNFILLATKAGLDRRDIPAALTLFAPIRVDADGKFAWKPELLHDGDYIHLRAEMDMIVGFSNCPHPLDPNPHYAPKPVTVTRIAAQPIAEDDLCRTATAEAVRGFENNAFANL; from the coding sequence ATGCAGCACCTCAGACGTTCGCCGGAAGAAATCGCCGCCAATCGAGCGCGGTATGAAGACCATCAAAGGAAGGGGCTGGAATTCGCGCCGAAGGCATTGCCGGCGCCAAGCCCGCTTCCCGCCCCGCCCATCGACCCGGCCCTTGTCCTCCACCGCGAGACGCTGCCCGGCGGCTGGTACTGGTCGACGCGTGTCAAGACGGGCGAGACGCTGCGCATCGCGCAGGAGCAGGGCTTTTCCGCCATATCGCTGATTGCCTGGAACGCGGCTGAGACGAGCGAGCGGCTGAACCTTGTCGATACGGTCAAGGTGCAATGGACGACGGCGCTGTCGAAGGGCCGCGTGATCTTTTCCGACATGGGCCGCGTCATGTTCTCGGTGACGGAAGATTCGTCCGGCGCCCATGATTGCCTGATGGGAGGCTCCACCGCCGCCTCCAACGAGGCAAAATATGGCCAAGGCCTGCGCAACAGCCGCGATAACTTCATCCTGCTCGCAACGAAAGCAGGCTTGGATCGGCGCGATATTCCCGCCGCCCTGACGCTTTTCGCGCCCATCCGGGTCGATGCGGACGGCAAGTTCGCGTGGAAGCCGGAACTACTGCACGATGGCGACTATATCCATCTTCGCGCCGAAATGGACATGATCGTCGGCTTTTCCAACTGCCCTCACCCGCTCGATCCAAACCCGCATTACGCGCCGAAACCAGTGACCGTGACCCGCATTGCCGCCCAGCCGATCGCTGAAGACGATCTATGCCGCACGGCCACCGCCGAAGCGGTGCGCGGCTTTGAAAACAATGCATTCGCCAATCTTTAA
- a CDS encoding urea amidolyase associated protein UAAP2: MSDFIQTAPSRTLDKAVQDHFIAAEAPFSTIVRKGQTLRIEDSYGQQAIDTLFYNAGDYSERYSNQDTMREQGAAYITAGTRIISNEGRVMLTMTADSCGRHDTSAGACSCESNTVRFGHGTKYLHACRDNFVLEVSKHGMGKRDVVPNINFFMNVPIEPSGEMTIVDGISAPGDYVELKAEMDVLLVISNCPQINNPCNGFDPTPIRVLVWDGEA, from the coding sequence ATGAGCGATTTCATTCAGACCGCGCCGTCCCGCACGCTCGACAAGGCGGTGCAGGATCATTTCATTGCCGCCGAGGCGCCATTTTCGACGATCGTGCGCAAGGGCCAGACGCTGCGCATCGAGGATAGCTACGGCCAACAAGCGATCGACACGCTGTTCTACAATGCCGGGGATTATTCCGAGCGCTACTCCAACCAGGACACGATGCGCGAACAGGGCGCCGCCTATATCACCGCAGGCACCCGGATCATCTCCAACGAGGGGCGCGTCATGCTGACGATGACCGCCGACAGCTGCGGCCGTCATGACACATCGGCGGGCGCCTGCTCATGCGAGAGCAACACGGTGCGTTTCGGCCACGGCACGAAATATCTTCACGCCTGCCGAGACAATTTCGTGCTGGAAGTCTCAAAGCACGGCATGGGCAAGCGCGACGTCGTGCCCAACATCAATTTCTTCATGAACGTGCCGATCGAACCGTCAGGTGAGATGACGATCGTCGACGGTATCTCCGCTCCTGGCGACTATGTCGAGCTCAAGGCCGAAATGGACGTGCTCCTCGTCATCTCCAATTGCCCGCAGATCAACAATCCCTGCAACGGCTTCGACCCGACGCCGATCCGTGTCCTCGTATGGGACGGTGAGGCCTGA